From Veillonella dispar, one genomic window encodes:
- a CDS encoding YggS family pyridoxal phosphate-dependent enzyme, with protein MIEESLHAIQQRMADAMASVGRVDTALLVAVTKNHPVSAVEEVARLGVTHVGENRVQEAKEKQLTYKGPALTWHLIGHLQVNKVRQAVPMFDLIHSVDSRKLLDEIEKVATKHDKVQDVLLQVNVAREASKTGMSVEEFPEIRDYAKTLPHVRVRGLMCMAPFFDDPEEARPIFRVANALYEDMKGYFEEGQIQYLSMGMTHDFEVALEEGANIVRVGTAIFGGRVYD; from the coding sequence ATGATTGAAGAATCCCTACACGCAATACAGCAGCGCATGGCAGATGCTATGGCGAGCGTTGGTCGCGTAGATACAGCATTATTAGTAGCTGTTACTAAGAACCACCCTGTATCAGCGGTGGAAGAGGTCGCACGTCTCGGTGTTACTCATGTGGGGGAAAATCGAGTACAAGAGGCTAAAGAAAAACAGCTCACCTATAAAGGTCCAGCATTAACATGGCACTTGATTGGTCATTTACAGGTCAACAAGGTGCGACAAGCGGTGCCTATGTTTGATTTAATTCATTCTGTAGACAGCCGTAAATTATTAGATGAAATCGAAAAGGTCGCTACAAAGCACGACAAGGTGCAAGACGTATTGTTGCAAGTCAATGTAGCTCGAGAGGCATCCAAAACGGGCATGTCCGTAGAGGAGTTTCCAGAGATTCGAGATTATGCAAAGACATTACCTCATGTACGTGTACGGGGCTTGATGTGTATGGCGCCATTTTTCGACGATCCAGAGGAAGCACGTCCAATCTTCCGCGTAGCAAACGCTTTGTATGAGGATATGAAGGGCTATTTTGAAGAAGGACAGATTCAATATTTATCTATGGGGATGACTCACGACTTTGAAGTCGCTTTGGAAGAAGGGGCTAACATCGTTCGTGTAGGCACAGCAATTTTTGGGGGACGTGTATATGATTAA
- a CDS encoding polyphenol oxidase family protein — translation MNQSVKRIDVKGPHGTWSYETPNWADHFPITIGDTYRHGGVSQEPYESLNLAFHVGDKPQHVRENRAIVAEYLGVEPERISCGNQVHGLKAVEITEGLIGAGAFGEDTAIADCDAVFTKLPNVPLFLFIADCVAVGIYDAKHHAIATVHAGWRGAIGHLPVLTIEAMKETYGTEFKDCYVYLGPSIGPESFEVDIELGKRFELAWRGMTERSVADVVNYPGDKSDKAYINLWNFIAEGLMVNGVPKEHIAIGGTDSVTEVDCYSYRRESGKTGRMALFGMLQER, via the coding sequence ATGAATCAATCTGTAAAACGTATAGATGTTAAAGGACCTCATGGTACTTGGTCTTATGAAACTCCTAATTGGGCAGACCATTTTCCTATTACAATAGGTGATACGTACCGTCATGGTGGTGTATCTCAAGAGCCCTATGAATCACTAAATTTAGCCTTTCACGTAGGGGATAAGCCGCAGCATGTTCGTGAAAACCGTGCTATTGTTGCTGAATATTTAGGTGTTGAACCAGAGCGAATCTCTTGTGGTAATCAAGTACATGGTTTAAAGGCTGTGGAAATCACAGAAGGCCTCATAGGGGCAGGTGCCTTTGGAGAGGATACAGCTATAGCCGATTGTGATGCTGTATTTACAAAATTACCGAATGTACCACTATTTTTATTTATTGCTGATTGTGTAGCTGTAGGTATTTATGATGCTAAGCATCACGCTATCGCTACGGTACATGCAGGGTGGCGCGGAGCGATAGGGCATTTACCAGTCCTTACTATTGAGGCAATGAAAGAAACTTACGGTACTGAGTTCAAAGATTGTTATGTATATCTTGGACCTAGTATTGGACCGGAGTCCTTTGAAGTTGATATAGAGCTAGGCAAACGTTTTGAGTTAGCTTGGCGTGGTATGACAGAGCGTAGCGTTGCTGATGTAGTAAACTATCCAGGTGATAAATCAGATAAAGCTTATATTAACTTATGGAACTTTATTGCTGAAGGGCTTATGGTTAATGGTGTACCTAAAGAACATATCGCTATCGGTGGTACCGATAGTGTAACCGAAGTAGATTGTTATTCCTACCGCCGGGAATCTGGTAAAACAGGTCGCATGGCTTTATTTGGTATGCTACAAGAACGGTAG
- a CDS encoding radical SAM protein: MNRKDLIDRLQELYKDEDSRVTVNPHAGQKVAIVYPNTYFVGMSNLGLHIIYEEINLRNDSVCERIFLPEKKELEAYDKTKTPLMSVETQRPMHQFDVVAFDVTFEMDYFHIPLMLRHGRVPIMAKDRTEFDPIVIAGGPCATFNPEPFADFIDAFIIGEGEGIVSRVLDVIRDGQMEGLDRHTILRQLADVTGVYVPSLYVPIYSEDGAFKGYDIADGVPKTIKRHFEMLTSGGETVVATNYTEFGAMYIIEVARGCGRHCRFCMAGYCFRVPRVRPLEILKEGVDRAEKLGKKVGLMGAAISDYPEVDELVNYIRSKDMRYSCASLRADSLTQAVVDGLADSGQKTITIAPETGSERLRRVINKGISEEHLQNAATLSAKSGIQHMRLYIMIGLPTETDEDIEAIVGLAERTQAHMAEVGCKGRLTLSINPFIPKPFTPFQWMAMDHQKTVEKKLQYIKKALQKNRRIEVLVESPKEAYIQGVLARGDRRLGAVLAACAADRGSKSFKSEMKAAGLDMDEMNYRERSFDEFLPWSHLDMGMDDGYLEMEWKRSVDEAYTPPCVQGCKRCGVCK, encoded by the coding sequence GTGAATCGTAAAGATTTAATTGATCGATTACAAGAATTATATAAAGACGAAGATAGTCGGGTTACTGTAAACCCTCATGCAGGGCAAAAGGTAGCAATCGTCTATCCTAATACATATTTTGTAGGCATGAGTAATCTTGGTCTGCACATTATTTATGAGGAAATCAACTTACGCAATGATAGCGTATGTGAACGCATTTTCTTGCCTGAGAAGAAAGAATTAGAAGCATACGATAAGACTAAGACACCGTTGATGAGTGTTGAAACACAGCGGCCTATGCATCAATTTGATGTGGTGGCTTTTGATGTAACCTTTGAAATGGATTATTTCCATATTCCACTTATGTTGCGCCATGGTCGTGTACCTATTATGGCTAAAGACCGCACAGAGTTCGATCCTATCGTCATTGCTGGCGGCCCTTGTGCAACCTTCAATCCAGAACCGTTTGCCGACTTTATCGATGCTTTTATTATCGGTGAAGGGGAGGGCATCGTCAGCCGCGTATTAGATGTGATTCGAGATGGACAGATGGAAGGGTTAGATCGTCATACTATTTTACGCCAATTGGCAGATGTAACTGGCGTGTATGTACCATCTCTATATGTGCCGATTTATAGCGAAGATGGTGCGTTTAAAGGCTATGATATAGCAGATGGCGTTCCTAAGACCATAAAACGTCACTTTGAAATGCTTACCAGCGGTGGTGAAACCGTAGTAGCTACAAACTATACAGAGTTTGGCGCCATGTATATCATTGAGGTAGCCCGTGGCTGTGGTCGCCACTGTCGATTCTGCATGGCTGGGTATTGCTTCCGCGTACCTCGTGTACGGCCTTTAGAAATTTTGAAAGAAGGCGTAGACCGGGCAGAAAAGCTTGGCAAAAAGGTTGGTCTCATGGGAGCAGCCATTTCGGACTATCCTGAGGTAGATGAACTGGTTAACTATATTCGGTCTAAGGATATGCGCTATTCCTGTGCATCCTTGCGTGCAGATTCTTTGACACAAGCTGTTGTAGATGGCTTGGCAGATAGTGGGCAAAAGACGATTACTATTGCGCCAGAAACGGGCAGTGAACGATTGCGGCGCGTAATTAATAAGGGTATTAGCGAAGAGCATTTACAAAATGCTGCCACTTTATCCGCTAAGTCTGGTATCCAACATATGCGACTCTACATTATGATTGGGTTGCCAACGGAAACTGACGAAGATATTGAAGCAATTGTAGGACTTGCAGAACGGACGCAAGCCCATATGGCAGAGGTAGGCTGTAAAGGTCGTTTAACGCTCAGTATCAATCCATTTATTCCAAAGCCTTTTACACCATTCCAATGGATGGCTATGGATCATCAAAAAACGGTGGAGAAAAAACTTCAATATATTAAAAAAGCATTGCAAAAGAACCGTCGTATAGAGGTGCTCGTTGAATCACCTAAAGAGGCGTATATCCAAGGCGTACTAGCTCGTGGTGATCGCCGTCTTGGTGCTGTTCTTGCGGCATGTGCAGCAGATCGTGGCAGTAAGTCCTTTAAGTCTGAAATGAAGGCTGCCGGCCTCGACATGGACGAGATGAACTATCGTGAACGCAGCTTTGATGAATTTTTACCATGGAGTCACCTCGACATGGGGATGGACGATGGATATCTTGAAATGGAATGGAAACGTTCTGTGGATGAAGCGTATACACCGCCATGTGTACAAGGCTGTAAGCGCTGTGGTGTTTGTAAATAG
- a CDS encoding DUF421 domain-containing protein translates to MTEAMAVYGMVFAKLAIGLLAIILQINLMGKGNLAPTSALDQLQNYVLGGIIGAIIYNDQIGILQFMLVLILWTILVMTLKFLKGNLSFFKTILDGHPVIVIEKGHVLTEECMRYGIQAAELKLKLRTAGVQYVTDVKRAVLEQNGQLSVVQFGDENIKFDLIDDGQINHFTLAVIEKEEEWLEKEVEKQGYKIKDVYIAEYKDGEVVIYPYERKHRPQIVSALKTKTISTKNTLKSKF, encoded by the coding sequence ATGACAGAAGCTATGGCCGTCTATGGGATGGTCTTTGCCAAACTCGCCATTGGTCTCTTGGCGATTATTTTACAAATTAACTTAATGGGGAAAGGGAACTTAGCTCCAACCTCTGCACTTGACCAATTGCAAAACTATGTACTTGGTGGTATTATTGGTGCCATCATTTATAATGATCAAATTGGTATTTTACAATTTATGTTAGTCCTCATTTTATGGACTATTCTTGTAATGACTCTTAAGTTCTTAAAAGGCAATCTTAGTTTCTTCAAAACCATTCTTGATGGTCACCCAGTTATTGTAATTGAAAAAGGTCACGTGTTAACTGAAGAGTGTATGCGCTATGGTATTCAAGCTGCAGAGCTTAAATTGAAATTGCGTACTGCTGGTGTTCAGTATGTAACCGATGTAAAACGTGCTGTACTAGAACAAAATGGTCAGTTAAGCGTTGTTCAATTTGGTGATGAAAATATTAAATTTGACCTTATTGATGATGGTCAGATTAATCATTTTACATTAGCTGTAATTGAAAAAGAAGAAGAGTGGCTTGAAAAAGAGGTTGAAAAGCAAGGGTATAAAATAAAAGATGTATATATTGCTGAATACAAAGATGGTGAGGTAGTCATCTATCCGTATGAAAGAAAACATCGTCCTCAAATTGTAAGTGCTTTAAAGACTAAAACTATTTCTACTAAAAATACATTGAAATCTAAATTTTAA
- a CDS encoding DUF3290 family protein, with amino-acid sequence MDFYTLAYVESQAVTSQTWGFIVFVAILLALLVLGVQVLRNGFTNRYRDLLVILSLVVVFFLGLEYQEYNRMKTYSEDSSRMAQFLHSFSTDQSIPSEQLAVNSLKIRNGMILKVNDAYYEVQFNPEFSTYTSTRVYKVSPTDRIHDVEDVLP; translated from the coding sequence ATGGATTTTTACACGTTGGCCTATGTTGAAAGTCAGGCTGTGACAAGCCAAACATGGGGCTTTATCGTTTTTGTTGCCATTCTTTTAGCACTGCTTGTTCTAGGGGTACAGGTATTGCGAAATGGTTTTACTAATCGCTATCGTGATTTATTGGTTATTTTGTCTTTAGTTGTAGTGTTTTTCTTAGGACTGGAGTATCAAGAATATAACCGAATGAAAACATACTCTGAAGACTCTTCTCGTATGGCTCAATTTCTACATTCGTTTAGTACTGATCAATCCATACCAAGTGAACAACTGGCGGTTAACTCCTTAAAGATTCGTAATGGTATGATTTTAAAGGTTAATGATGCTTATTATGAGGTTCAGTTCAACCCAGAGTTTTCAACCTATACGAGTACCCGTGTCTATAAGGTAAGCCCTACTGATCGAATTCATGATGTCGAGGATGTATTACCATAA
- the ilvC gene encoding ketol-acid reductoisomerase — translation MAGKILGTTVYYDADCNLSKLEGKKITVLGYGSQGHAHALNLKENGMDVTIGLRGGSSSWKVAEEAGLTVKETAEAVKGADIVMVLIPDELQADVYAQDIAPNLKQGAYLAFAHGFNIHFGKIVPREDINVFMVAPKGPGHLVRRTYQEGSGVPCLYAVEKDPSGDTEEVALAWASGIGGGRSGILETNFKSETETDLFGEQAVLCGGVTELIKTGFEVLTEAGYEPVNAYFECLHEMKLIVDLIYEGGFQKMRHSISNTAEYGDYHAGPRVITADTKKAMEQILADIQSGKFADEFLADSKNGQKFLKEHREAAANHPIEPVGAELRNLMSWLK, via the coding sequence ATGGCAGGTAAAATTTTAGGTACTACAGTTTATTATGATGCAGATTGTAATTTGAGCAAATTGGAAGGCAAAAAAATTACAGTTTTAGGTTACGGTTCTCAAGGTCATGCGCATGCATTGAACTTAAAAGAAAATGGTATGGACGTAACAATTGGTCTTCGTGGTGGTTCTTCTAGCTGGAAAGTCGCTGAAGAAGCAGGCCTTACAGTTAAAGAAACTGCAGAAGCAGTTAAAGGTGCTGACATCGTTATGGTATTGATTCCAGACGAATTACAAGCAGACGTATATGCACAAGATATTGCTCCTAACTTGAAACAAGGTGCATACTTGGCATTTGCTCACGGCTTCAACATTCACTTTGGTAAAATCGTACCTCGTGAAGACATCAACGTATTCATGGTAGCTCCTAAAGGCCCTGGTCATTTAGTACGTCGTACATACCAAGAAGGCTCCGGTGTTCCTTGCTTGTACGCAGTAGAAAAAGATCCTTCTGGTGATACTGAAGAAGTTGCATTAGCATGGGCTTCTGGTATCGGTGGTGGCCGTTCCGGTATCTTGGAAACTAACTTCAAATCCGAAACTGAAACTGACCTCTTCGGTGAACAAGCTGTATTGTGCGGCGGTGTTACTGAATTGATCAAAACTGGTTTCGAAGTATTAACAGAAGCTGGTTATGAACCTGTAAACGCTTACTTCGAATGCTTGCATGAAATGAAATTGATCGTAGACCTTATCTACGAAGGTGGCTTCCAAAAAATGCGCCACTCCATTTCCAACACAGCTGAATATGGTGACTACCATGCAGGTCCTCGCGTAATTACTGCAGATACTAAAAAAGCTATGGAACAAATCTTGGCTGATATCCAATCTGGTAAATTCGCTGACGAATTCTTGGCTGATTCCAAAAATGGTCAAAAATTCCTTAAAGAACATCGTGAAGCAGCTGCTAACCATCCAATCGAACCAGTTGGTGCAGAACTTCGCAACTTGATGAGCTGGTTGAAATAA
- a CDS encoding ABC transporter ATP-binding protein yields MSSELLHYEDVKFRREGREILKGINWHVEEGENWALLGLNGAGKSTMLSMIPAYQIPTTGLLRVFGHEFGKYAWPKIKARLGFVSSALGQFQSTLDKQVVEDVVISGAFNSIGIYQQVEPEVRERGLQLLSEFGLSYLEGHRFHTLSAGEQRRVLLARAIMANPDLLILDEPCSGLDLPAREQFLRTVENMAREEHKPFIYVSHQIEEIMPSITHVAIIKDGLIVYKGKKRDILTDEILSDVFGIDVSVVWEKNRPWIIVK; encoded by the coding sequence GTGAGTAGTGAATTACTCCATTATGAAGACGTCAAGTTTCGTCGTGAAGGTCGCGAAATTTTAAAAGGCATTAATTGGCATGTTGAAGAAGGGGAGAATTGGGCCTTATTAGGTCTCAATGGGGCTGGTAAATCGACGATGCTCAGCATGATTCCAGCTTACCAAATTCCTACAACAGGACTATTACGCGTATTTGGTCATGAATTTGGTAAATATGCGTGGCCTAAGATCAAGGCCCGATTAGGCTTTGTTAGTTCGGCGCTTGGACAATTCCAGTCCACCTTGGATAAACAAGTCGTAGAAGATGTTGTTATTTCTGGTGCCTTTAATAGTATCGGTATCTATCAACAGGTAGAGCCTGAAGTACGTGAACGAGGACTGCAATTATTGTCTGAGTTTGGTTTGTCCTATTTGGAAGGCCATAGATTTCATACATTGTCCGCTGGTGAACAGCGCCGCGTATTATTAGCACGGGCTATTATGGCTAATCCAGATTTGCTCATTCTAGATGAGCCTTGCTCTGGCCTTGATTTGCCTGCTCGCGAGCAATTCTTAAGAACTGTTGAGAATATGGCACGAGAGGAGCATAAGCCTTTTATTTATGTATCTCATCAAATTGAAGAGATTATGCCCAGTATTACACATGTAGCTATTATTAAAGATGGCCTCATTGTGTATAAAGGCAAGAAGCGAGACATCTTGACAGATGAAATTCTAAGCGACGTATTTGGTATTGATGTATCTGTTGTATGGGAGAAAAATCGCCCATGGATTATAGTTAAGTAA
- the ilvN gene encoding acetolactate synthase small subunit, translating to MAREHQVLVIAKNTAGIGARILALFNRRGFNVTKMTSGITNTPGYARITLTVEADDRILDQIQKQIYKLIDVVKVKVFEDHDVVCRELMLIKVKATAATRSQIVQIADVYRGNVLDISPTSMIIEVIGSIEKLRGFIQIMETYGVLEIAKTGITAMSRGEKI from the coding sequence ATGGCGAGAGAACATCAAGTCTTAGTAATTGCAAAAAATACAGCAGGCATTGGTGCACGTATATTGGCACTCTTTAACCGTCGTGGTTTTAATGTTACAAAGATGACATCTGGTATTACCAATACACCAGGCTACGCTCGTATTACCCTCACCGTTGAGGCAGATGATCGCATCTTGGATCAAATTCAAAAACAAATTTACAAGCTCATTGATGTTGTAAAGGTTAAAGTCTTTGAAGATCATGATGTGGTGTGCCGTGAGTTAATGCTTATCAAGGTAAAAGCAACTGCTGCAACACGCTCTCAAATTGTACAAATTGCCGATGTATATCGTGGCAATGTGCTCGATATTTCTCCTACTTCTATGATTATTGAAGTAATTGGTAGCATAGAAAAATTACGCGGTTTCATTCAAATTATGGAAACTTATGGTGTCCTTGAAATTGCCAAAACTGGCATTACCGCAATGAGCCGTGGAGAAAAGATTTAG
- the ilvB gene encoding biosynthetic-type acetolactate synthase large subunit — translation MSAETINGARIVLETLHRLGVTDMFGYPGGAVIPIYDEIYSFPEIKHYFVRHEQGAAHAADGYARVSGKVGVCLATSGPGATNLVTGIMTAYMDSVPMVAITGQVGRPFIGKDSFQEADIQGITMPITKHNYLVQDIRDLPRIIKEAYFIASTGRPGPVLIDIPKDIQTEKISMTEYNKLYEVPIHLEGYDPTYKGHQGQIKKAATLIKNAKRPLIIAGAGVLKSGAMDELKELAEKAQIPVTNTLVGLGGFPGNHELALGMVGMHGSVAANNSTEEADLVIAAGIRFHDRITGHPDFFCKKAKIIHIDIDPAEIDKNVTINVPIVGDLKRVLSELNTLVEPTTHEAWIGQIREWQAEYPMVIPESKDGVLHPQYVLSELNKIAKEDAVIVTDVGQHQMWAAQFLTHKKPHTIVTSGGAGTMGYGLPAAIGAQVGAPHKQVILVVGDGGFQMTFEELMMVRQYNLPIKIVIINNGYLGMVRQWQQIFNNRRYSYVDLETSPDFLKLADAFDLKAARIDNVEDFNKEFKSFITSDESIILDCRVAREDNVLPMIPAGGTVSGMMGKKGVL, via the coding sequence ATGAGCGCAGAAACAATCAATGGGGCACGCATTGTCCTTGAAACATTGCATCGCCTTGGTGTAACCGACATGTTCGGTTATCCAGGTGGCGCGGTAATTCCAATTTATGATGAAATTTATAGCTTCCCTGAAATTAAACATTATTTTGTTCGTCATGAACAAGGTGCAGCTCATGCAGCAGATGGTTATGCCCGCGTATCTGGAAAAGTAGGCGTATGCCTTGCTACATCCGGTCCTGGTGCAACTAATCTTGTTACAGGTATTATGACTGCTTACATGGATTCTGTACCTATGGTGGCCATTACTGGTCAGGTTGGTCGTCCGTTTATTGGTAAGGATTCCTTCCAAGAAGCAGATATCCAAGGTATTACCATGCCGATTACAAAACATAACTACCTTGTTCAAGATATTCGCGATTTACCTCGCATCATTAAAGAAGCGTATTTTATTGCTAGTACAGGTCGTCCAGGACCAGTTCTTATTGATATTCCAAAGGATATTCAAACAGAAAAAATATCCATGACAGAATACAATAAATTATATGAAGTACCTATCCATCTTGAAGGTTATGATCCAACCTATAAAGGTCATCAAGGGCAAATTAAAAAAGCGGCTACACTCATTAAAAATGCGAAACGTCCGCTCATCATTGCCGGTGCTGGTGTATTGAAGTCTGGCGCTATGGATGAGTTAAAGGAATTGGCAGAAAAAGCTCAAATTCCTGTAACAAATACATTAGTTGGCCTTGGTGGTTTCCCAGGTAACCATGAGCTTGCTCTTGGTATGGTGGGTATGCATGGCTCTGTAGCGGCTAATAATAGTACAGAAGAAGCAGACCTTGTTATTGCAGCTGGTATTCGTTTCCACGACCGCATTACAGGTCATCCAGATTTCTTCTGTAAAAAAGCTAAAATCATACATATCGATATCGACCCAGCAGAAATTGATAAAAACGTTACTATTAACGTACCAATTGTAGGTGACTTGAAGCGAGTTTTATCTGAACTTAATACGCTTGTAGAACCTACAACTCATGAAGCGTGGATCGGACAAATTCGTGAATGGCAAGCGGAATATCCTATGGTAATTCCTGAATCTAAAGATGGTGTATTACATCCACAATACGTATTATCTGAACTTAACAAGATTGCCAAAGAGGATGCAGTTATTGTAACAGACGTAGGCCAACATCAAATGTGGGCGGCTCAATTCTTAACTCATAAAAAACCTCATACCATTGTTACATCTGGTGGTGCAGGTACTATGGGATATGGTTTACCAGCTGCAATTGGGGCTCAAGTGGGGGCACCTCATAAACAAGTTATCCTTGTTGTTGGTGATGGTGGATTCCAAATGACCTTCGAAGAGCTCATGATGGTTCGCCAATATAATTTACCAATTAAGATTGTTATCATTAATAATGGTTACCTTGGCATGGTTCGTCAATGGCAACAAATCTTTAATAACCGCCGTTATTCCTATGTAGATTTGGAAACGAGTCCAGACTTCTTGAAATTGGCAGATGCCTTTGATTTGAAAGCCGCGCGTATCGATAATGTAGAGGATTTCAATAAAGAATTTAAATCTTTCATTACATCTGATGAAAGTATCATCTTGGATTGCCGTGTAGCAAGAGAAGATAATGTATTGCCGATGATTCCAGCTGGCGGTACTGTAAGTGGTATGATGGGCAAGAAAGGGGTGCTATAA
- the ilvA gene encoding threonine ammonia-lyase, with translation MHKLYDFMEARERLSTITVKTKLLHSDVFSDESGNDVYIKPENLQITGSFKVRGAYNKIAKLTEEEKARGVIAASAGNHAQGVALAAKRLGIKATIVMPKHTPLIKVNATKQYGAEVVLHGEIYDEAYQKAMELQQEHGYVFVHPFDDEDVIEGQGTIALEVLEELPDADVLLVPVGGGGIVSGIAAAAKLKNPSIKIIGVEPEGAASAIAALKEDHPVPLSEVATIADGTAVRQIGETTLKYIKKYVDEIVTVSDYELMEAFLLLVEKHKLVAENSGILPLAGLKKLDCKGKKAVAIVSGGNIDVLTISSMINKGLVLRGRIFTFSVNLPDKPGQLVAVSEMLADADANVIKLDHNQFKNLDRFHEVELQVTVETNGEEHIKHIIDTFKNNGYIIKRLNSSEILSE, from the coding sequence ATGCATAAGTTGTATGATTTTATGGAGGCTCGTGAGCGATTAAGCACAATCACGGTGAAAACAAAATTGCTTCACAGTGATGTGTTCTCCGATGAAAGTGGCAATGATGTATATATCAAGCCAGAAAACTTGCAAATAACAGGTTCCTTTAAGGTTCGTGGTGCCTATAATAAAATTGCAAAATTAACAGAAGAAGAAAAGGCGCGCGGCGTTATTGCCGCATCTGCCGGTAACCATGCGCAAGGTGTAGCGCTTGCTGCAAAACGTCTAGGCATTAAAGCGACAATCGTTATGCCAAAACATACACCTCTCATCAAGGTTAATGCTACAAAACAATATGGTGCCGAAGTCGTTCTACATGGTGAGATTTATGATGAAGCTTACCAAAAAGCGATGGAATTACAACAAGAGCACGGCTATGTGTTCGTCCATCCTTTTGATGACGAAGATGTTATCGAAGGGCAAGGTACAATTGCATTAGAAGTTCTTGAGGAATTGCCTGATGCGGATGTATTGCTAGTTCCTGTTGGTGGTGGCGGTATTGTTTCTGGTATCGCAGCTGCTGCAAAATTAAAAAATCCTAGCATTAAAATTATTGGTGTAGAACCAGAAGGCGCGGCTAGTGCAATAGCTGCGTTAAAAGAAGATCATCCTGTACCACTTAGTGAGGTGGCAACTATCGCAGATGGTACAGCTGTACGTCAAATCGGCGAAACTACATTAAAATATATTAAGAAATATGTAGATGAAATTGTTACTGTCTCTGATTATGAATTGATGGAAGCATTTTTGTTGCTTGTAGAAAAACATAAGTTAGTCGCAGAAAACTCCGGTATTTTACCATTAGCAGGTCTAAAAAAATTAGACTGTAAAGGCAAAAAGGCAGTAGCCATTGTTAGTGGTGGTAATATCGACGTACTTACGATTTCTTCTATGATCAATAAAGGTCTCGTATTACGTGGTCGTATCTTCACTTTCTCTGTCAACCTTCCGGATAAACCAGGTCAATTGGTTGCTGTATCTGAAATGCTTGCAGATGCGGATGCAAACGTTATTAAACTTGATCATAATCAGTTTAAAAACCTTGACCGCTTCCATGAAGTGGAATTGCAAGTGACTGTAGAAACAAATGGTGAAGAACACATCAAACACATTATTGATACTTTCAAAAATAATGGTTACATTATTAAACGATTAAATTCCAGCGAGATTTTATCTGAATAG